Within Estrella lausannensis, the genomic segment AAAGCCAACAATGTGCGCCCCTTCCTCAGTCAAATCAAAAATGAGACCGGAATCGAAGTATTGATTATTCCCCAGAGGGAAGAAGGGGAAATCGCCTTCTTCAGCGCCCTCGCTTCCGGCGATCTGAACTCACAGGAGGTATTGGTCTGGGATATCGGTACGGGAAGCCAGCAAATGACCGTCATGAACGAAAAGGGCGAGCTGGTTGTATATATGGGAGAAAACATGGGTTCGGTCGAGTTTAAACACTATATCATGGATGTAATCCAAAGTGATGAGACCGACATCTCACCCAACCCCATCAGTGATGAGGAATACAAAATAGCAGACAGCTACGGCCGGGCCTTCGGCAGAAGAGCAACCCCTCTTATTAAGCAAAAAATCCAAGAGAACATCTCCGTTGTCGGTATCGGTCGCCTCTTCTACAACAGCATCCGTCCGATCGCCGCCAAAGACGGCGTCATTAATCGCAAAGGGCTGAGAACATTCATCGCCGCGTCGTTGAACAAGACCGATCAGGAGCTGAACAATCCCTTCGCCCACGTCGATGTGTCCAATGCCATTTTAGTGCTGGCCATCATGAAAGCGCTGCATATCCAGACAATCCGACCCTTAGAAACCACATCGACGCGAGGTCTTCTCATTAACCCCGCCTGCTGGGAAAGCTCAGCCAGACTAGAATCCTCGGCACCAGCCGCTTAAGACATCTGCCTGGCAAAAGGGCAGAACAAAGCGTAATCGATGAGGGATTGGCAGAACCAGCCAATGCCCTCATCTACCTTATTAGTCGTCTTTTTTACTCCGCGCGTTGCTGTCTGCTCTCTCTCTAATCCTTTCCCGAATCCTCGGCGCCAATTCCGGCAATTCCCTTTTCGGTCTTGGAGCGGCTTGCTGCACATCCGGAATTCCCTGAGAGGGAGGGGGTGCATTGCTTCCTTTACTCTGCTGACGAGACGGGAAATTTACACGAACAGGCCTATCGACTTGCGGCGGCGCCTGCTTGATCACCGTTCTCTGCTGAGGCGGGGGCCCAACTTCCCTAGGAGCATTGTCTTGAGGGGGCGGAGGCGTTGTGAAGCGGGTGGGTTTCCCGGATTGGGACGGTGCATTTTTGATCACCGCATCTCCCTGTTCATTAGAAGGATTTTCGCTTTGAGGCACAGTTTGCCTAGACGGCCGCTTCCATTGCGGAGTCTTTCCCTCTTGAGGCTTTGTCGGACGGGAAGGCCTTCTCCACTGCGGGGATTCAGACCCGTCCGATGGGGTATATCCCGGGGGCGTCTTACCCCCACCACTTGCTCTATCTGGCCGATCGCCATCGTCATCGCGGCCCGGTCTTCTCCCTTTGGGAGGAATCCAAACCTTGGGACGCACATTAGCCGGCGCTGTTTCCCATCTGGGATTGACCCGATCAGGATTCACCTGCTGCCCGGGGAGCGTCCCTTCTCGCTGTCCTTTTCCTTTGGGGCGCAGGCTATCTTGAGGAAGTACGAACCTGCCGGGACGGGAAGGAGGTTTAATGTAGCCGCCTGGTTTGATGATGTCAGGAATTTTGGGCCGAGGTATAGGCTTCTGCCCTTTCGGTTCCCTTAATAGGCTCTTAGGTCCTTTAGGTAAAAGATCCTTTCCACCCTTGTTGATTGGGAAGGAGGGTTTGTGGGCCTTTTGAAAGAGAGGCAATAGGTGCGCGGGGGGTGGCGCAAGCAACATGCTCAACTCGGGAGTCATCCACAATGGAGCCGCAGATCCAGGATGGCCCCACCACCACCACAGGCCCCAGGAATCTCCCCAGGGAAGTGTCCACCAATCATTCCAACCCCACCAAGGAGGTAAGCAGCCGCAACCATCCCACCAGCCTGGGTGATAGACCCCCCAATGCCAATAAATGTTGATATAGTCGGGGTAGTAAAAAAAGAGTTGCTCAATGATCTGAGGCGCTTCGATCGCTATCGGCTGTCCACCTTGACTGTCAGCGCAAGAGTACGCCTCTCCCCGCTCTTCCAAAGTATAGTCCCACAGCAGAGGAACAAAAACAAATCCCGACTGCCTCCAGACATAGATGGAAGGAGACAGAATCCAGTGCGGGTCTATCTGTTCCCAGCTTCCCGAAAGCCAGCTGTAGCTGTCGGATTGAGGTTGGTACTCCCAATATCCTTTGACCCAAAAGTAGTTTTCGCCAGGAGCCGCTGGAATCTGTTCATTAGGCTGAGGCGGCGGTGTTTTTTGAATGTAGGCAAGTTGATCTTCGGGAACGAGACTCCAGAGCCCGCTCTGCCAGGCAAAACCGCCCTGTGCAGGAACCCAACTACCCGGAATCCAGATGCGTTCAGGGGGAGGACGCCTCCACACGCCGCAAATCCAAATAAAGTCATTTTTGGCATCACTCCAAGCCCAATAGCCCGGGATCCAAAGAACATCATCATATGGTCTCTCAGGAATC encodes:
- a CDS encoding YXWGXW repeat-containing protein, which encodes MSRVLLLFALVMGSLSLEGVPQPIVDANPIHEAFITPVKDPGQIPIVASSPPAPLYEQIPERPYDDVLWIPGYWAWSDAKNDFIWICGVWRRPPPERIWIPGSWVPAQGGFAWQSGLWSLVPEDQLAYIQKTPPPQPNEQIPAAPGENYFWVKGYWEYQPQSDSYSWLSGSWEQIDPHWILSPSIYVWRQSGFVFVPLLWDYTLEERGEAYSCADSQGGQPIAIEAPQIIEQLFFYYPDYINIYWHWGVYHPGWWDGCGCLPPWWGWNDWWTLPWGDSWGLWWWWGHPGSAAPLWMTPELSMLLAPPPAHLLPLFQKAHKPSFPINKGGKDLLPKGPKSLLREPKGQKPIPRPKIPDIIKPGGYIKPPSRPGRFVLPQDSLRPKGKGQREGTLPGQQVNPDRVNPRWETAPANVRPKVWIPPKGRRPGRDDDGDRPDRASGGGKTPPGYTPSDGSESPQWRRPSRPTKPQEGKTPQWKRPSRQTVPQSENPSNEQGDAVIKNAPSQSGKPTRFTTPPPPQDNAPREVGPPPQQRTVIKQAPPQVDRPVRVNFPSRQQSKGSNAPPPSQGIPDVQQAAPRPKRELPELAPRIRERIRERADSNARSKKDD
- a CDS encoding Ppx/GppA phosphatase family protein; amino-acid sequence: MHLIYLFIFSMFLATGIEAEIVRRAAIDIGSGSTKVAIAEVDTETNQITEVLLDASYPVPYQAALDHSADSTFDEETKFEGLRVFKEIKTIADQFEVRQVVAVATSAFRKANNVRPFLSQIKNETGIEVLIIPQREEGEIAFFSALASGDLNSQEVLVWDIGTGSQQMTVMNEKGELVVYMGENMGSVEFKHYIMDVIQSDETDISPNPISDEEYKIADSYGRAFGRRATPLIKQKIQENISVVGIGRLFYNSIRPIAAKDGVINRKGLRTFIAASLNKTDQELNNPFAHVDVSNAILVLAIMKALHIQTIRPLETTSTRGLLINPACWESSARLESSAPAA